One window of the Mycobacterium sp. SVM_VP21 genome contains the following:
- the pyrH gene encoding UMP kinase encodes MTEPTSTDGDRPAGRPPYSRVLLKLGGEMFGGGQVGLDPDVVAQVARQIAEVVRDGVQVAVVIGGGNFFRGAQLQQRGMERMRSDYMGMLGTVMNSLALQDFLEKEGIDTRVQTAITMGQVAEPYIPLRAQRHLEKGRVVIFGAGMGLPYFSTDTTAAQRALEIGAQVVLMAKAVDGIFTADPRVDPDAELLTSVTHREVIDRGLKVADATAFSLCMDNGMPILVFNLLTDGNIARAVAGEKIGTLVTS; translated from the coding sequence ATGACGGAGCCGACGAGTACCGACGGAGACCGGCCGGCCGGCCGCCCCCCTTACTCCCGGGTTTTGCTCAAACTTGGTGGGGAGATGTTCGGCGGCGGGCAGGTCGGGCTTGATCCCGATGTGGTCGCGCAAGTGGCCCGCCAGATCGCCGAAGTGGTCCGCGACGGCGTGCAGGTAGCGGTGGTGATCGGCGGCGGCAACTTCTTCCGCGGCGCCCAGCTGCAGCAGCGCGGCATGGAACGGATGCGCTCGGACTACATGGGCATGCTCGGCACCGTGATGAACAGCCTTGCGCTGCAGGACTTCCTGGAAAAAGAAGGCATCGACACCCGGGTGCAGACCGCGATCACCATGGGTCAGGTGGCCGAGCCCTACATCCCGCTGCGGGCACAGCGGCACCTGGAGAAGGGCCGGGTGGTGATCTTCGGCGCCGGTATGGGGCTGCCGTATTTCTCCACCGACACCACGGCGGCGCAGCGCGCGCTGGAGATCGGCGCCCAGGTGGTGCTGATGGCCAAGGCGGTCGACGGCATCTTCACCGCGGATCCGCGGGTCGACCCGGACGCCGAACTGCTGACTTCGGTCACTCATCGCGAGGTCATCGACCGCGGGCTGAAGGTGGCCGATGCCACCGCGTTCAGCCTGTGCATGGACAATGGCATGCCGATCCTGGTGTTCAACCTGTTGACCGATGGAAATATCGCGCGAGCGGTCGCGGGTGAGAAGATCGGAACACTGGTCACCAGCTGA
- the frr gene encoding ribosome recycling factor — MIDEALFDAEEKMEKAVSVARDDLSTIRTGRANPGMFSRIVIDYYGSITPITQLCSINVPEARLVVIKPYEASSLGAIETAIRNSDLGLNPSNDGSLIRVSVPQLTEERRKELVKQAKAKGEDAKVSVRNIRRKAMEELHRIRKDGDAGEDEVGRAEKDLDRSTQQYVTQIDELVKHKEGELLEV; from the coding sequence ATGATCGACGAGGCTCTCTTCGATGCCGAAGAGAAAATGGAGAAGGCCGTGTCGGTGGCCCGCGACGACCTGTCGACCATCCGCACCGGCCGGGCCAACCCGGGCATGTTCTCGCGGATCGTCATCGACTACTACGGGTCGATCACCCCGATCACCCAGCTGTGCAGCATCAACGTTCCCGAGGCGCGACTGGTCGTGATCAAGCCCTACGAGGCGTCGTCGCTGGGTGCCATCGAGACCGCGATCCGCAACTCCGACCTCGGCCTGAACCCCAGCAACGACGGTTCGCTGATTCGGGTGTCGGTGCCGCAGCTCACCGAGGAGCGACGCAAAGAGCTGGTCAAGCAGGCCAAGGCCAAGGGGGAGGACGCCAAGGTCTCGGTGCGCAACATCCGCCGCAAGGCGATGGAAGAACTGCACCGCATCCGCAAGGACGGCGACGCCGGCGAGGACGAGGTCGGTCGAGCGGAGAAAGACCTGGACCGCTCCACCCAGCAGTACGTGACCCAGATCGACGAGCTGGTTAAGCACAAAGAAGGCGAGCTGCTGGAGGTCTAG
- a CDS encoding NADH-quinone oxidoreductase subunit B family protein gives MSWLTRIRALGRVTEPAGARPPAATEPPTGVPGSLQIRHVDAGSCNGCEIEIGGAFSPVYDAERFGARLVASPRHADALLVTGVVTRNMAEPLRNTLEATPQPRKVIACGDCALNRGVFAQSYATVGAVGEVVPVDVEIPGCPPTPEQILAALRSVTGR, from the coding sequence ATGAGCTGGCTCACCAGAATCCGTGCCCTGGGCCGTGTCACCGAACCGGCCGGCGCCCGCCCACCGGCCGCCACCGAACCGCCGACAGGCGTGCCGGGCTCGTTGCAGATCCGCCACGTCGACGCCGGATCGTGCAACGGCTGCGAGATCGAGATCGGCGGGGCTTTCAGCCCGGTGTACGACGCCGAGCGGTTCGGCGCCCGGCTCGTCGCCTCACCGCGTCACGCCGACGCCCTGCTGGTCACCGGGGTGGTCACCCGCAACATGGCCGAGCCGCTACGCAACACCCTGGAGGCCACCCCGCAACCCCGCAAAGTCATCGCGTGCGGGGACTGTGCCCTCAACCGCGGGGTGTTCGCGCAGTCCTACGCAACGGTGGGGGCCGTCGGCGAGGTGGTTCCGGTCGATGTCGAGATCCCCGGCTGTCCGCCGACGCCCGAGCAGATCCTTGCCGCGCTGCGGTCGGTGACCGGCCGGTGA
- a CDS encoding metalloregulator ArsR/SmtB family transcription factor: MPNSLHQVKAEFFKTLGHPARIRILELLAERDHTVGELLPEIGLEASNLSQQLGVLRRAGVVTAAKDGNAVVYSIASPVITELLAVARKALTGLLNEQVAILDDLRAGQ; the protein is encoded by the coding sequence GTGCCGAACTCGCTCCATCAGGTGAAAGCCGAGTTCTTCAAGACCCTCGGGCACCCCGCCCGGATCCGGATCCTGGAACTGCTCGCCGAACGCGACCACACCGTCGGCGAGCTGCTCCCCGAGATCGGGCTCGAAGCATCCAATCTGTCCCAACAACTGGGTGTCCTGCGTCGCGCAGGCGTAGTGACAGCGGCCAAGGACGGCAATGCGGTGGTCTACTCGATCGCCTCGCCGGTGATCACCGAACTGCTCGCCGTGGCGCGCAAGGCGCTGACCGGATTGCTCAACGAACAAGTGGCCATCCTCGATGACCTGCGGGCCGGACAATGA